TTCACCTTCccccgcgcgtcccgacctctccctttctctcctagttttctctctcctccctctgccCCTCGCTGGTCAGCTGCCGCCCCAGCCTCCCGAGCTCGCTAGCGCACCTCCCCCACCTCTCCCCCGTCGCAGGAAACGTCGCGCGAAACCCCCCTGCGTGCGTGTGCCGCTTTGTCTTCCTGGCCAAAATTCAGCCGATTTGGCCACCGATTAGACCGGATCTTGTGccaaaacccatctacacctcgagagctttccatagcaccaagaacaccaaaatccattgagtggtttgtccaatttttattctggaagttttagcccattttgattttcgggctagatttctcgaaaaacataaaccccaccaaaaattcgagagtaccggagtgttccactcgttgagagcttcgcggtaatacccatttcaaattttttcgacaccatttttcaGTGGGACCAATGAGACTtcacagtattttttcgagcattaaatgaacttagaaaatttcgtaaaaattatatactaacccccgtgttgtggacttcgcgtaggtaccttcaatttacGAAAATTCAACAGTTGCTCAAGTTTGTAAATTTCGGGCCGGGCAGACAGGCTATCGAAAAAGTCTCGGAATTGGgtcaagattttggctaccccatcatTTTCAGACATTTCAAATGCATTCCCGGGGTCGGAATCAACATAGGTAaatccgaaccttactttttcttaattatctagtacttgaattcgattaaaaatctataaaatattcgtgataggttagaaaaatatgattccttttgcgttagctctatagtattgctaaggactgcgggacaaagttttagaatttttagagctcatttgagtaTTTTTTGCAAAAGGGGTAAATATAGGGaccaaattataatttttcaaattgtgattattgactatttgagtgggcccaggaggggccatgtaatgtgattgagttgtggatatgtggcttgtgaatatagaagtgtaatTTGAACCCTTTTTCAAgttgggtagatcctaggtacaggggagactctgtcagattttcagCATGACTTAGGGTGTCATTGGTCTTTTCCAAGCTTGTATCGAGTTAAATGTATTAAATATTTGTAATGAAATTTATCAGGTGAGTCGAAACAGCCTTCCTTCTTCACCCAGCCACCAAAGTGACATCGGTTAagtatgtgagtaaaatattaattttaattataatttcattattattatatgttcaagcatgcccatgcatcacttataaatatgtatctatatagttaaatactatgcatgttttatattgcattcataattgatgaagtgccatggatgttgtttgtagtaatttgaagcagtgtgcgtgcgttggcgttcgtgtggtatggtattggatatggacatgacgggtagatacggcttgagagacactcactgggacctGGTCCCTTATGGGTAAGTCGGGGTAgatacggcttgagagacactcgctgggaccccgcactTGGTTTATTGAGCAAAAGttcgacttgagagacactcgctgacagaggttagattaagagagctgtatagaggatcagctctcatatatatacTGTTTGTATAATGTTGGgtgggtgagtgctccaaattgcctttttactgctatgatgtggtttgtatgaaaattaatgatgatgttgcatttccattccttaggatgcattagctttagttagttatagaaattgtggttaaaattagtattttactctctgagtcgaacgctcactcctgttcatttatttttctaggctacaagatgattatttgttgtggctaacctacttttcttcttcgcaggtccattaatagtatttaatgtattttgtccaattgaattaaatttcagacttCGCATGTGTTGgaagtacttatttttattttgggcctgtattataaaagttatgttggacctgtaaaattattaactgtatgtatggctggattggatgagggagttgagcttccattggatttttgatattatgagcatgtggagggtgagctgagctccctaatttattttatattatgtttacaggtcgagtaagtcaaaaactccccattgaatggttcattttatggccggactctgtccagttgaattttaaaattgggcccaaattggccataggattgggttgaggaatagttagtcttactacaggcctcggggaaTTTAGGCTGGcttaggtcctagtgtcggtccggtccATAGATTGAGTCGTGacactaatttttaaaataaaggattataaatataaaatggaCCAACCACTAGTCCGGCCCCTGGTGAAGGCAATTAAACCTATTAGGGTTGGTCCAATTATTGCAACTATGCTTTCTAAGTCTCTTTGTATTACTTTAGGTTATATTTAATATGTTGTATTCAAAGttacaatataattataattacattgtatgtttaattatattatttgataataaaaaaaattgatgtaataaaataatgattatataatataattaattacactTTAAGTAACATAATGATTATTACATACAAAAATGAATGTAATCgtgattatatattttatttttatttatttattatcacaCTGTAACTATCACTACAATCACTACCACTACTAACATCTTGCTACCATTACTGCTATAACCACAACCACCATCGTTACCACTATCTTGATATCACTATTGCTATTACTACTATTATTACTACCACCATCACTTGACTATTGCTGTCACCATTTATCCATTGTCACCTATACCACCACCTAACAACTATCACTATCATTACCTCACATTGTTGCCACTATCATCACCATCTAACCACTACCGTTGTAGCCATCACTACTACTCGATTACTAATTATTGTCATCCTTACTACTTATTATtaacaatataaataaattaaatattaaaataaaaattattattacattaaactatttatatttttattttacaattaaacataaaaatataatgacaattacattataattttaatagtatTACATAATTGATTATATTGTATTATATTACGCTTTATAAAACATAATCTATAAGTATAAATAAATTACCCATTTTTATATTCTCCACTTGCCTCGTAATGCAACCCCAACTCGCTTAGTTTGCTGCTAATCTACTCTTGTCCAAGACCAAACTGACATTGCCTAGGTTTCTACCAAGTTGGTAAATTTTGCTTGCCTACAAGATATATGTTTGGGTTTTGGGGAAAAGTTTAGGCTTGGAAATTGGCTATTATTTAACCTTTAAAATAAAATCAGAGCaaattttgttaattttcttcAACTTAAGCCAACAAAATTTGTACTTAAAATGCAGAAATTAACTGAGATATTAAAGTTCATACACATGCTCGTGGGAGGGTAGTTCTGGATGAGTTGTAGTCATTAATTGGCACATGGAGCCAGCAAGAATGACTTTGCATAGATTCAGTAACACTTCTAGTAGCTAATTGTGGTACGAACTGGCATATGCAGAGGCAAAGGATCGGATCTCGGGTGGATTTTTAACGGAAGTGAAGGATAAGAACTGAAGAAGAGcaagaaattgaaggaaaaggAACTGGGCAGCTAATGGATTCTTAACTTGCTTTTATTTGAATATTAAATTACAATATCACCCTTAGTCAAATGATTAACTAGAgtgaattttttattatttcttatgtgtCAAGTGGATTTCACATATTTACGATAAAAAAACCGATTGGCTTGTCACCTAGGATGGGGCATgctctccccaaattcaatttcaattggGGATAAAATTTCTTTAATGTCTAAAGTTTTGGTTAATTGTGCTAAAATTAAAATCATTCAATTAAAACGTAAAAAAATGAAAAGATTTGATTTTTTAGTGTGATTAGGCATAAAGTAAATTCAGGTTCACTTGGGTTGTTAGAGCTCATGAGTTTACTCATTTAAGCTAAATCATTAAACATAATCGTTATTGGCTTACTGTATTAGGttaaaatttgaattatttatgtttTATTGTATTTTACAATGTTGCAAATATATCAATTTTTTTATGATAATATACTAATCATTATTATTTAAAACTATAAAATTAAAAGTATAGTTACTCAAATTTTATGATAATAAgttacatttataatttaaattttttattgcattaactaaaaaatattttttttatcatatatatatatagaataataTAAACTGATAAGTTTGAATTCGGGTTATGAGATTTTGAGTTCAAATCTCGGCTAAACTCGattattctaaaaaaaattaaaaaaaaaaaacctacaaAATGATACGAGGTTATTCACAATTGTTAGTTTTGCCAAGCTGAATTGAAAATTACTGAAATAAAACAATTGAACACTATAAAACTAGAAACTGAACCATATCAtactaaatttatattatattatacatAATTTTGTATATTAATATTAACTGTTTAGATTGCTATATAATTATACatgtatttatatataatttataatgaattatatataatttaatactatcattcattactttaatttttcttaaaaattttaatacaaaatatattaaatcatcttataatctttaattataagtAATTAAGTatcttaatatattatttaatatattttctaatttttaattatatatatatatatatatatatatatatatatatatatatatatatatatatatatatatatatatatataaagtatacGATtacacatatataattaattttattataataaattatgtgataataaattatattaagtgttaggtatttataaattataaatagttAAACATTACAggtgatttatttttttaaaagaaatttaagtataatatatttataatttaaattaataaaaaataacttaaaactCAGTAAAAAATTTAACTGCCTTTTAcaggattttaaagaaaatactatccatatttaaaaaaataaaaccaaaattAACACTTTTTTTCCAAAAAGATTTTTAATGGGGCAGTCTGGGCATTGCCACATTGCCCCTATAAATGTATGGTTCCATTGAGTATTCATTTGGGCCCGTTAACCTATCCTTTCAGCCCACTGAATTACACCCGACAGGTCCCCACAGTGCCCGTGAATCCTGCTCATTACTTTCGGCTCCATTATTTTGAGAAGGATATTTTGGGCTtgtttggattaactgttgaatacaactgatagctgttagctgatagctgttactgttagctgatagctgataattGATGGCTGATAAtagctgttttatattaagtgtttggtaaaattatatttagctgttgctgttaatatgtgaaatgactaataagggtatatatcatataatttattttattatttaaataaatataaaattataaatttattacattatattaattattttattattaaattaaatatataattattaaattaatatattatattatttaaataaatatataattattaatcttttatattatattatttattttattattgaaataagaaaataattattttttaagataattaaataattttaaaaatatagataaaataataaaataattattattgttaatagaaaaatttataattaattttaagtttttggatataaataaatattttatattttatgttattaataaaaaatattttaacaaaagttgaaatacattaattaaaatattaaaattacaaataaaaaaataaaaatattaataatattaattttcaagctaaataaaaaaggataatatggtcaaaataaaaaataaaaccatatCAGCTAttagctgatgagaaacagctctaaaaatagagctgatacaaactgcagctgatgggtatcatatcagttgcccatcatcattttgtatttttaaacacctaaacaccacaatttacctgttttggtgtctatcagctatcagctgaacccaacaggtaaaccaaacaccccctttATCATTTTGGCAGCTGAGTTTGGACTGATATAATAAtttgatatttatatttttttaaaattaaataatttaatttatttatatttttataatatttaaaaaaaagataaatatatttttatttaattaaaaaaataatttgatctttttgtattaaaaaataaataaattagtttCTATATTTAATAATTGcttattaaaaactttttttttcttatcaactttgttcttattaatttttttttgaattcttTTTATAGAATAAAAAGACTTAAtttatttgataataatgagTTTTAATTAAAGAGAAACATAAATAAAAGGTAAAatcattcaatttttaaaatatagagatcAAATAATAATATCAATCAAATTCAAGAgttaaatagtaaatttttttaattgaataaagTTATATTGATCTTTTCACTTAAATTAAGTATAATATTAAACAGAAGGACCTCTGATTTTAAGAGaaacataaataaaaaattaaattattcaatttttaaaatgtaaGGACTAAATTATATTATCAGttaaaattcaaaaatcaaataataaaattttcttttgataATGAATAATAAAGGTGAAATTGAATTAATCACAagcaattgaatttgagttaataAAGTTAATAATAATAGAGAAATTGAGATAATAGAAACACGAATCTAATATATGGTTAACTCAAATAGCGGCTTGGAAAGTTGTAATTTAGATGGTTTAAGAGAAGTTGAGAACTGTGAGATGGTCCTcaatcttaaaaaaaataaataaataaaataaattaagtagaccataataataaatatatagtaTCGATAATAACAACTATATAAATAAGACTAacgatgattaaaaaaaaaattaaagaaaattgctGTTGCTCAATCTCTGAATTACAAACAAATGCCTAAAACAAAGCTTAAAGATGAAATATTATTAACTTGTAAAAAGGAAATCAAGACACATGGATCATCATCCTCAAGAAAAAGTCAACAATGATATCCTATAATCAATGAATTAATCTAACTAATAATGATAAATCTGAAACCTTAACAAGGGATCTTGGAGGTGAACCACTTCATGATCAGAAAGGGAGCTTTGATCAATCCCAATGCGAACTCAACTATGACGGTCACACAGAAGCAACATGGGCATATGCAACTCAACACCAACCTGAAACACACCcaatattattatttttggtCAGTTATTTATGCAAATCaaatataaagagagagagagagatcaatGATACTAACCCTACAATCCAAATAACGACACCAATGAGAGAGAGGAGAAGGGAGACAAAGGCGAAGGGAAGACCTAACAAAAACCCTAAAGGCCTGCATTCGCAGTCATCACAGCAGCAACACATGGTTTCTTGTTCTTGCTGTTTCTTTCTTCTTGGTGATGGGGTTTTCTTGTTCTTACTTACAGGGGTAAAGACTCAATTGCAGGAAACGACGACTAGAGGAACTTTGACGGAGAACAATAGCAAAGGAATATCAACAAGACAAGAAGTAGAAGACGTGTGGAGtgtgatgtatatatataaatgtaaatataaatatatatgacCAATAATGCCGTTTACCCTAAGCTAACGCCCAAGAATTAGGACGGATTACCAACCTTCTCCCCACGTAATTTTCACCACTCTTCCCACCATTAACTAAAGCCGGCTTCTCTGTGGAAGTGCCACGGTTTCTCCAATGGTTAtttttttcacttttctatttggaTTTGGTCTTGGATTTCTTCGATTCAAACTGAGCATCATCTGGGGTGTTCTAGTttttatctcaacaatttttttttttttttggtttgatATAATTTATATTCTATTTTCTTTTGGTTGACAAAAGTTTAGGTGATCTAATGCAAACAGCATATCCGGGTTGACAAATTGTCCAGTTATTAGCTATAGCCCCAGCCGCCTTAGGTTGAGCCGTTGGGCAGTTGAGCTAGTCGattcttttctttgaaaaaaaCAAGGGGCATTTCGGTCCAAAAAATTATGTGATAGCTTTCCAACCTCTCACAAGAGTCCCACATAGGAAGAACAACCCCATACTGTTTGCTAAAAGTATGTTCAAGCAATAATTGATTCAAGGCTTGAATACAATAAGAGTTCAAGACGAAAAGATTGAACTATGGTTTAATTAAGGTGACaaaattgaattttaaccaaAAAATAATGTCTGGACTGAAAATGATGTTTCCCGGTGTAGAACAATGACTCCCCTAAAACTAACTTAAAACTAAATAATTGGCAGAATCAATTTATGGTATGCAAACAATCAAATCACCCTTTTACAGGGCACATCTTAGAATTGTGTCTAGAACAAGCTTATTATTGCCCCTGCAACTTTTTTATTGCTTAGGCAACCATATTACTTGCACCCGTTCGACATACTCTTCCTCCCTTTTCCCCCAAATGAGAACTACAATTAATTGCAGTCGCATAAATCAAGTAGGAGATAAGTAAAAACCTTTCCTTTCATCTTCTCATGGTCATGGACTTTAATGGATAATTGCCTAAATTTTTGGATTCAAACTATGCTGGCTAAACTCCCTCTGATCCATGCTGCAAGATCTTCCAAGTCAAATTTCATGTAGTTCCTGTGCAAAAAAGGAAATAGCATCAACAAAAATGATAATTACAAACATTAGTTTATTGGGGAAACAAAATTCAGGAAAACAATGAGAATTAACCTTGCTCTTGAGATTCCCACGGTACCCCAATCAAACTTATTAGCTTAAAGTCTTGAGCACCTGGACCCAAATCATGAAGGTCAACAGTCCTGTTATCACTTGAAGGGGATTTCTTTGGGTCCTCATCCAATATTCTTCTGTAGAATCTGCACTAAACCCCAACATTTGATGTCTACTCATCTGTGTTAATCTGATATTCATCACTTCATCTAAAACCCTATAATTCCAAAGCTATAATCCACAGCAAGCTGATAATGTAAACTTCACCAATGTATTTTTTGCAGCTTCAATGACAAGTGGAACATTTTTCTGAGCAAAGCGTCGTATACCTTGAAGAACTTATAACAAAATGAGCTGTGATCAATGATTCATATGAATAATGCTGTAAAAAGCAATTGAAATGAATCATCCTTTCTCACTTAAAAGGTTGGTTTACTACTTTTGCAACCTTTGAAGCCTTGCACTACAGCTTTCAGTCCCAATCCAACTGCTGCCAGTATCTTTCAATATCCCTCTTGACTTCATTATCTCCCTAAGTTCACTTACACCATCCCATTTCCCAGCAGCTGCCAAGGTATTAGATAGCGCCACATATGCACCTGGCCGACCTTCAGCATTCAGCTTAAAAAGTTCATTGGCAGCTATACTCGCCATCTCTACATTACCATGAAGA
The sequence above is a segment of the Hevea brasiliensis isolate MT/VB/25A 57/8 chromosome 11, ASM3005281v1, whole genome shotgun sequence genome. Coding sequences within it:
- the LOC131170650 gene encoding signaling peptide TAXIMIN 1-like codes for the protein MCCCCDDCECRPLGFLLGLPFAFVSLLLSLIGVVIWIVGLVLSCICPCCFCVTVIVEFALGLIKAPFLIMKWFTSKIPC